In Pseudomonas poae, a single genomic region encodes these proteins:
- a CDS encoding serine recombinase produces the protein MMIRAYLRASTNEQDASRARADIKAFADQHGQRIASYYTENDSGATLQRPELMRLLADCEPGDVLLVEQVDRLSRLTEADWQALRAELTAKGVLVVALDLPTSHGAMAAGAGADDFTTRMLGAVNAMLLDMLAAVARKDYEDRRRRQAQGIEKAKADGAYKGRATNEALHSHIAELLKEGKSIRKVADLLGCSTNTVQRVRQAVVPVEA, from the coding sequence ATGATGATCCGTGCCTACCTCCGGGCTTCCACCAATGAGCAAGATGCCAGCCGTGCCCGAGCGGACATCAAGGCATTCGCTGACCAACACGGCCAACGCATCGCTAGCTATTACACGGAGAATGACAGCGGTGCCACCCTGCAACGGCCCGAGCTGATGCGCCTGCTGGCTGACTGCGAGCCGGGTGACGTGTTGCTGGTTGAACAGGTTGACCGGCTATCACGACTAACCGAGGCGGACTGGCAAGCCCTACGCGCCGAGTTGACCGCCAAGGGCGTACTTGTGGTTGCCCTGGACCTACCAACAAGTCACGGCGCTATGGCTGCCGGTGCAGGTGCCGACGACTTCACTACCCGCATGCTGGGCGCGGTGAATGCAATGCTGCTGGACATGCTCGCCGCTGTCGCCCGCAAGGACTACGAGGATCGCCGCCGCCGTCAAGCACAGGGCATCGAGAAGGCCAAGGCTGATGGCGCCTATAAAGGACGCGCAACTAACGAGGCGCTGCACTCGCACATTGCTGAGCTGTTGAAAGAAGGTAAGTCGATTCGCAAAGTCGCGGACCTGCTGGGGTGCAGTACGAACACTGTGCAGCGGGTTCGGCAGGCAGTGGTGCCCGTAGAAGCATAA